The stretch of DNA TTCCTGAATCAACAATACTGTGTTGATATTCTCCAATAAGCTTGTATGACatcatctacatgtacaatcttggacaaaactcttgggaaacaTTCTGGCGTGAACATCTTTGGACGTGTActcacaaacaaacaaagtctACTTGTCCACCTTCCCCTATCCTCCATGCCAATGTTGGTAACTTGATGAAAAATACTTTGCAAGCCCCTTTGCCGTTTCTTAACCATCAATGGATTAGGTCTCAGAGGGGGGAGTATGGAGAAGTTAATCTTTTGTCACACATGCATACAAATACGGGAATGACCATTTTTATGAGTGGATGCGCGCATTCGCAGGAACGAATATCGAAAGGGGGGGGAGGTGTcgaaatttggggggggggggaggtagTTCGAAGTTTGCAAATATGGTCTAACACTTTTCATTCGGGTTGTGCATCGTTATCACTTCAATGTTCTTCACTTCAGGACATCGAGAAATTGTACGGTGAGTGCTTTTCAATTCTAAAAATAGTTTGTAAGCTTAAGCAAATTTTTGCTCTTATATTGTACGTACCCTTCGTGGATTAGTTTAAGTTTATTCGTGAAGTTTAACAGAAAAAAACTTTCTTAAATGAATAGTTCTGTTCTTCGTGAAACCTATGGCAGATTTTTCGGACGAGCCGAATAATGAGGCTACCTTTGCGTGTTTGCTGAGAGATCGATCCGCCATTAACGTTTAGTTTTGACCACAGCCAAATTGATAATAGTGAGGAAACTTTTACGGTCAATGAGACGTTGGTGAACTGACCGGAGACGTTGTGAACTGACCAATGGCGAAACCACTGGTTGGTTAGAAGAAGGAGGCACGTTGCATAATTATGTTTCCAACGGATATTAATTTCGAAAGTTCCACTGAGGATTCAAACAAGTGAGACTGTATAAAAAGACCGTTAGGAAGAACGTTAGATCGTACATAAgaaattctgttcctcaatatcGTAAAACAAATGTACGAGGTAACCAGAGAGCTGTTAAAATTGAGTCAAACATTCATACCGCTAAAAGCCCTAGTCACCATGTACATGTCCATGTCACCACATATCCCTTTTATACAAGTCTCTGAGCTACCCAGAGGACGTCAACAAGCAGTTACGGTACCATTGTTGATGCACTAGCAGATGTAAGTTCAACAGTAAATGTTTTACCTAGGTCCTTAATGACTCACCGACCATCCCAGTTAACTGAAGAGAAAACTTGGCTACAAGTATCACTATAAATTTGAGAATGTCAGACCAAGGAAAAGTTTGGATGCTGTTTATTATCGAAGCAAAACAAGTAGGCATagaaattcaataaaattggCTCCAAATTTTGGACACGATAAATAAAAATGGAGAATGGCCAGAATTTATCGAAGACTGCCAACCTGTCAGTGAAAGTTCAAACAATCTGCTTGTTTTGAATAAAGAACAGACAGCAAATGCCAGTACAGAAAACAACAATGATACAAAGGATTATGATGTGAGTGAATCATGATTGGTGTGAAATAGAGGAAGGACCATTAGGTGAAATGGACACCTTATTACAAGAACCTTATCTGACTGAACATGGTGATAATAAATTATGTTACTTGTTGCACCAGAAGAAGGAAATAGACTTGTTTGTTCATGATATTTTGAAGAATGATGCAATGCCTATTGGGGAAATAGACAACTTtttctattctcggttttcacatgacgtcacgaccgccatgttagtgccctaaacaaagcaaaggcggccatgttggtgccccgaccaaatcctccgggaatttaactctattattatgcaaacgcttccttttgttttcgtttaaaaacatggctgttgatcacgtgagtgaaaaccagcaatagatTTGAATTCCAACTGCACTTTCATTTATACTCATTAAATTTTCTTAGATACAATATTAAATTCCCTTCGATACACTATCCACATTTATCATCTCCATTATTGGAAACAGTATCATCAGCTTTGCAGGGCTGTCAAATTGACACCTGTCCACGAATTAGCCATTGGCTCCCTGTGTTTTACTgacgtcacattttcccaacgagttttgtgcAAGATTGTACAGAAGTTGTGGAAGAGAAAAAGGGCTTCATGAGAAGATTTGGCTTCAGTCGTCACAGAACGTCTAAGAATAACTTTGTGAAGTGCACTTATATAGCCATACATGTATTACCAACTTTTTCATAAACCTCACGTTTCGGAGGGTGCATTGGCGGTTGGTTGCGATGGAAGCTTTGAGCTTCAGCTTTTTAACCACAGACCGCGTTTGTTATTGGCGGTGGTCCTGGTCTCAACTCCACCAGGTTATCATAGGGCAGTACGCGGCTGTTACAACCATGTCTCCTGggattggctcagaaaacagtggaccaaaacaaacaacattattATGAGTAGGAAACTGGTGGCCTCCTCCTCATTGGTTTTACTTTTGCAGTGttagagcgcttttcaattaggtgtcgaaagtaattagataattactttggtttatgattacttcactcagtgattggttcaaagttctcgcgccattttttcaaccaatcagaagtgaaaccaaaaccaatcgtggctcacgcgtgcacattatcccgcgctttgtgtcggctacgtgtaattactttgagttttgattggtttgccggattgtctcagtcctctctgattggccaaagtaattacttggttttggttttacgacactcaattgaactCGCTTTATTAAAGCGGAACTTCCCTGCTCTCCGAGGTCTCTTTTCGTTTGCGTTCGCTATGCTGACGAGTACAGGAAAGgagacctctgccattggtcgaaactcactttgatccaaccgccatCCACAACcgtggacggcactcttcaaaccgcatgccccatgatatgtttgctgactctGACTTGAGCCGGCTGTGTCCCGCGCATTTATTTACAGTAAGTCCGCttttgttaagtgagcccacacaacgtagagtatcacgtgaggattcggtcgctaagtaaaaAACGATGAAAATGATCCTCTTTCGCATTGAACACCACACGGCGACCGTTAAGTCGCCGTGTGGTGTTCATCGTTTTATCGattcgtttgggacactaacatcCGCCTGGCATCGCTGAAACAAAAACCattgcccttgaattctacggtGGATTTGTGGCCGTGAGAACTACTCATTTTAACTCAATTGGTGGGCTCGAGAGAATTAAGTGTTCGGCCGTGGTATTTTACTATAACCGTTGACTACCGAAGAACTGACAATGGCTCAATTCgtgtcgaatctggaaaaaaaaaaacacataggaaggaagcgacccacagtggcaataagcttaagctttttaattgagaattgtTTCGTAAAAAAatcttctcaggtcttttatcgggattcccatacaaatccttattttttgttggctttccttCACACTGAGCTAGGGGCGCCTGTGATTGTTCTTTTTGTGCCTGTTGCCACAAGCGTCAAATGGTACTTTGTATAAATGTAGGCTCTTTACTCTATTTCAGACTCCAAAAACCAAAAGCCCCTGAAATCTATAGAAAATAAGAAGAATGATGAGACTAACCAGGAAAGACCTCCACCACGGCCACCTCCCAAGCCAGACAGTGATTTGAAGCCGAAGCCACAGCACAAGCAAGATTCCAGAGTagaaaagacagaaaacgaAGCGCCTCCAAGACAACTGCAGGGCGATGCGCAGGGTGAGTATGCTACTGCCAGAGAGCTTGAACGACCCAAGCACGATACGTCGCCTCATCAAAGAGACGGGAGACAGCAGTCCAAGCCGCAGAGGGAGCAGTATTACAAGCAGCAACAGGCAAAAGGGAAGGGTTCGAGAAGACATGATCATGATTCTAGACCGTATAATCAAAGCTTGCCTCCAAGGTTACAGaagaaacaacaacagcaacaacaacaaagattaCAGctgcagcagcagcaacaacaccAGACCCAGCATCATCACCAGCACAATCCAGGTGAAGACACAGAGGTAAATAATGACAATCATGTAGAGACAGGGTATACCAGCGCGACTAGCCCGCCGTCTGTAGCCCAGGAAGATGATGCCATCGTAAGGTTTAGCACAGCACCGGCAACCCACCAGAGTGAATATGTTGAAGAATCTTCGACCCAAATGCCACACCCTTTGCATTTCCAAGAACCTCAGGGAGGGGGTGGGTCTTATCATCCGCAACAATATGGTGCTCAAGCCAAGTGGCATAAAAATTACCGCCAGGGATCGGAGCATTACAGTCCACAGAGCTTCACTCCTCCTAATgtgcaacaacagcaacagcagcaTCTCGAGTTTGTCAGCATGGCCATGGAGTCACAGCGTCTGCAGACACAGTTTGTCGTGAGCCAATCGCAGCCGTTTGTGGAACGAGCCGGTAGAGAACAAGCAGAGATGGCCATGCCACAGGAATACCAGTATGTGCAGCAACCTCAACCTCCAATGCAGACCTACCCAGTGTATCAAGTGCGCCCTGCTCAGATACCACAGCAGCAAATAGCAGCCCAGCAGACTGTTACACAACAGGTGGTGCCTTCTCCAATCACAGCAACACAGGTATATGCAAGGAATTTACTTTTATGATGCAATACTTCTTTGACTTCActaagcaagcaagcaagcaagtaagcaagtatcattatttaccctcggatttttagagtagctagtagctaatatctccgagcattgaacagaacaactttttctttttaagaatctcaactggccggaggcaaaccagttggctatttacaagtgcagccaggaaattgaaccagggactgactacctggaacaaattcaactagtggtcagaacgtgtcttgaacccgggatccccggatctcaaggcaagcgctctaaccactggaaTGCACTGCCTCCTCAAAGTAGTATTTTGTGATTGTTTGCCAAATATGAGAGCAAACAGGTTGGTCCTTCCTCTGATTTGTCGGCGTGTCCCGGAAATTATCGTGAGATCCTAGAACGTTTGTACTTCCGGACCTTTCATTTTTAGAATGCAAGAAGGGGCTTTTTGCCCGAACCCTTTCAGTGTTAACTCTGTTGGGGTTGGACGAGGAATTCAAAAGGAAAGATTTAGATCTTTTTCCTATACTGACTGACTGTCCCAGGGTCTCCATGGAAagttgaaatgcaaaaaaagagcCATGTTTTTACTGACTCAAGGGGCAGTCAGAACGAATCAAAAATACAATATCAGCCAGCTCTGGAAAGAGAAAGGAACTCGTATTTTAAATTGGTGACTTTGCAGTCTTCGATTCTGAAATCTTGTGTCTTATTCTACTCCGGGAGGGAAAAAACGTTTTAGTTCTTGACGAAATTTTGTGCATTCGTTCCTCGGATTTTAGGTTGTATGGAAGAAAGGGGATCATTGCTTGGCACCTTGGAGAGATGGACAGGTAAGAGGATAAAATCAGATAAAATTCCTTTATTATGTTCCCTTTATCGGTTCTCTTTTACtcttaagtaatggtccggctaaaaagcaggcagaaaaacaatagcccgcggcaatagcgtcggttagttaaaatgtgccaacatttttaatcaaattaagttcggctgttcccattggtgtaagcagctaaaagcgcgaaatttgaatttcaatgaaaaatgtaatcgacttgccgtctaaaaaaattagattctgtttcgtagaacaaatcattatgccttcaaaaactatgtttgtaaatatcgtcaagattctatgcgccatttgattggcgcatagaacaatgcccaaatttggccgagagacagagatcaagggcatggggaagaagaaatccaaaaatggcttttttttcatttttttctcatcttttttcgacattttccgatattagccaatcagatgcctcgattggagtgaaattaaaaattaatatttcgcagcttctaagtacttttgccgctgggctgcctgcttcttagccggaccattacttaaagcTTATCTTACTCATAACAATAGATTGTTTAATGATAGTTTGTAAGTTTCCTGTATGACTCTGTAGAAGGCATTCTCTttggaatgaaataaatgtatatttgaatcACGTGCAGATTATAGTCGAATGACAGAAGTGATCCATGCACTTAGCTGAACAATTtcgagcaattgtctcttatagacaagAGTAGTAGCTTTAGCAACTACGACGGGaatggcaacgagaacgtcatctcaaaacataaattcgcgctattgtaatcacttcgcgactattccaagctttttgaTGAGACTGTGGTGTGACAGCCCTCAAGAATGAGAACGATAGGagtcacgcttaatttaggggagaaagtGAAAAgttgggcgttttccatttaccaagaaattccggaaattccggttgggatgtaaacggaacacacgtttttggttcgttccactggaaaatttccggaataaacggaacttctgaaaaggtagtcctgtttacccgttggaaactttccgatggaaatgtgtgttccatttacaacttttgaaaggtcttaccacttccaggctattcacggccacattttttaattttggcgcgtacaatcgcaatcactgggcggacGGACCtaaccgatggaaatttccaccgaaatttccggaaattttttgtaaatggaaaacgcccaatATCTCCTAGTGCTGACGTCCTGcataaaacctcaaatatgGCAATTTCACGTtttagttttgctgacgaccgcaaagaaatgaacaaaaatgaaaaacgcacgtgcagtgcgtgcaaacctattgttttttcccactgaatatgcaaatttgtgacgttctcgtcgccGTTGTGGTTGCTAAAGCTCCCGAATAGGTTGCTCCTGTTGGAGCCACgggaatttttcaggtgtctgtaagagacaattgcttaaaattgtccAGCAAAGTGAGAGCCAAataggctattgacccgtggcccttgaggggcGAAGGGTCCAATTGAAACTTTAGTTTGAAgtcattttgttattttagtggAGATTCCCTTTAAGACCTTAAAAAGTATTTGCCACAAAAGGGTGGGGTTCCAGCTTGCAAGTTGATAAACTatctttctttagttttacaGTGCCAAGATGGAGGATTTAATTCATGATGGTGTCAATTGTTTGGTGTCTTTTCTGGATTTCCATAACAGTAATGACGTTGTACCTCTGTCTTCCTTGAGACCTTTTCCAATAATCGCTTGGGTAAGTTAAGAATTTTTCGGCTTGATCTCAAATGAAATGCTAGTTGATTCCAGGAAAGGAAACTGCTTGCATAGGAGTAGCATTGAATTCTTCCTTTATTTGGCTATCTTCTTATCATGTACATTTGCTCTCTTTGGAAGCTGCTACGCTTCGCGTCACAAGAGGTCTTCTCATCCATTTTTTCCTCCTTAGGGTGAGAGTGGAAatccaccccctccccctagaGGAGCTGTTGCCACGGTACCTTATTATGCTCAGCAAACACCTGTTAACATTGTGACCAGACCGCAGATGGTCATCCCGGTCAGCGGCCATCCTCCTTTCGTTGCTGGTACCAGGCCTACTCTTGTTCACTCCACGGCGGTTCACGCCCAAATTCCTTGGCAACCAGCCCAGGTTCAGCACCAGGAGGTGCGTCCAGCGGCCTTTCAGCCCGTGGTGCATTATGGGGCTGTGCCACAGAGCTCCTCTGGGGAGCCTGGTCAGGCAGCTTACGCAGTGGCAACTGGAGCTGGGGTGCATTATGTTCGAGGAGTTAAGGAAATTCCTGGACAAGGTGAGAAAATCACACAGACATGGTGGGGGAACTCCCACAGTAGCACAGCAGTGTTGACTCGAGTTGGGGATATGTGTGGTTGCAAGACTAAAGAGGGACTTTATGTCCTACGCCGGACGGTAAAGTCTTTCGCGGAGTGTTCCGtcttgttcacgtcgtacaatgtgggggATTTTATCCTAAAAATAACTTCGGTATGAGCGATTTTAGAGTAAGAATAAAGAATGAAGAGTCGCCATTTGTAAGCTCttgttgtcgttaaaacctcgaattttgttatttcaccGTCGTGCCTCACGAACAGCTCCATCATTTTTCGTCATTTGCTGTGGTTTCTTAAAAAGGAAAGTATCACGGTATTGCGCATGTTCTAGCCGTAACGAATGTTATCATTTATGAGCCAATCGGAAGCGACGTTATAATTTGCACATAGGTGTAAAGATTTGTTGATTATTAAACAATCACTATAAACTAAGGGCGGTCCACTTCGCAGATGACCGAGCGAGAAATTTTCACGCGTACGTGTGAATTTCCCGCACTAATTATAACGTCCCTTCCGACTGGCTTATAGAAGGTGATATTCACTAGAGCTGGAACATGCGCAATATCATGATACTCTCCGTTTAAACTTcctaatattttaccaaaagcAAAGTATGCCGACTCTGTTTCACGGGAAGGctttaatagaccattttcgagttctcacggctggactggatctagcatgaaatggaggctaatgcgggcaaatcttttcaaatgcaaattaatttgcccgcatttgcctctatttcatgctagatccagtccaaccgttagaatacgaaactagcctattggtCCCACCTTGCTACTGTTTCTTGTTGCTGTAGGAGCAAAAGGACTGCTTATGGAACGTTGATGGAGAATTTAAGCGATTGAAATCCCCAAAAAAAGTCCGTGATTATCTGATCACTCTCCAGTGAAACGAGGAAAAGTTAATTTTGAAGTGTATTGGAGGGCGCATTTCGTTAATTGATCAAACAACAGGAAGTGAGAATGAAATAGTTTTGCTACTGTGCGGCTCTAAAGGATTCATTCGTAGGAACGGGAAATTTTACAAATGCACTAAATGTTTTTCTTTACTTCACTCTCAGATGTTTACATTGGTTTGCCCGAAGGTGGACGAGGAAGGTCCAGTCCGAACTCCGGCGGTTATGCCAAACCACGAAGGACCAACAAGCCAACACAAAATTATTATGTTCCACCACGACaacagaaatttaaagacaaaggTTAGGAAAAAGGTGACCGTTATCTTCTCACTAATAATTGCTGACGGTTATGTCATTATTTAAACGTTTAAAATCTCTCAACAATTTTAGTCAACAGTTGTAGTCACCTTCCAGGAGAGGGTGATGTATTAGCtgtcgtaacgtataatgtgattggttcgctaccctaggcgaaaacaaaagactaaacaattgaagcaatgacttagacttaaaaaccgTAAatgctgcttacaataccaaacgaatagcaggttacgagagctgctacactactgccAGGAGTTCATGGATAGCACTGACAATATTCACAAACTAAGCTTGTCTATTAGTTTGATGTTCCCGCGAAATCAGGCACATTTACAGGAGCCCTCGCTTGCCAATCGCAAGCCTTGCATAGTTAATTAATAGTCCTTGGCCATGGAAATAGCCTCGTTTTCAAAGCGAGTAAGAGTACTTgatttgaaagaaaagtttgtTTAGCTTGAAAATTGTATACTCTATTTCCAGGgaataaaatttgtttcattggtGTGGATGTTAGGTTAGCGGAGAAAACTCAGAATTTATCCTGGATTTCTCACGACCTCCACACATTCTCAATATTGTTCATTTAATGTGGTTGTCCATATGACAGCGTcagagaaatgtatcaaaattagCCAGTGTTAATTCTCGTTAAACCTTagttttgtggcgtttttgAGTTTTGGTGGTGGCGTCGTTGCTTCAATCACTTAGTTAATGGTTGCGATCGCATTAGGGAGTGAACACCagtgttaaatcaagttctattgttcagtgtttccCCAGGGActcaaaacaccagagagttgGCACAACagtagtgtcaacactagtgttagaatagggccgtttatacgagagaaaataaccCGCGGCTTGCTCTGGCCGCGACGTACATAaaacgcgaaaggaactatttatacgagtataaactccccggccagggtAAGCCGTAGAtaaacgtagattttgtaccatttatacggggtgttcgcgtcttatgtaagccgccgCCAGAGTAAGCCGCAGCTTATTTTCTGTCATATAAACGGCCCtactgtgtttctctcaagtgtgaccgTAACCATTGTGTCTAGCTTAACCAGTTCTTAGTCGCATTTGTCAATTAGTATCTTGAAAATTTATGCAGAAAGTGCTTTCTTCTGAATCAAGATGATTTGTTGGAAACAAGTTGGAATAATGGGATTTTCGTTTAGTAACTTAGATAAAATTCGAAGAAATGATTGATTAGGCAATATACTTCTCAAACCCGAGATGAAACAAATTTAGTTTTTGGTGGCTCTATATAGGCGGGTTGGTGTAAAGCCTTCTATAGTTTTCGGCGGGGGTTTTAAGagcattttgatttattttatcgAATTAACTGAAAACTTATTTTGATTGACTACTTAGCTTAAATATTATTCAGCTACTGCAAGAGCATTTCCGAATTCACTCCAGTCTTCATTTTCAAGGCGAGTCCCAGAGTTAAACTTTTGTGTCGGTAACTATGGATACCATTTCAAGGCACGAGTGGCGGGAGTTTCCCACTCGTCCTTTGGATcctttttgttgatattttaaATGTAATGTCAGGGAGTTGTGGTTTAAACAAACTCTGAGTCCTTGTAAAAACGAGGCATACAATATTCACGACAGATGTTGAAATCTTGGACTCTCCTTAAAAAGGAAGGTACAACGAACTCGAAAATCGCTCCAGAAATATCTGTAAGAGAACTCTCAATACTTAACGTGAaaatgacagatttttctttatttacataAGTGAAACATCATGGTTTTCTGAGATAAGACAACCAATAAAATCCATACTGATTTTTATTATATGCCTTTCTGCCTTTTAAAAATCGGAATTTTGACTTCCAGTGGGTACAAAACCGCGCTAGTAAAGAGACTGGAGGTAGCAGGACTGTGACGTCAATTACCAATACGAAATTCTCCTAGGGCCagaattttctctttttttgcatTGAGAAGTTGCTGAAGTTGCTGAAGCTGTATCTAAGATGTGTTCTTGTATTTGGCTGTAAGAATGCAAAAGATAAAAGAACGAAAATTTCCCTGCGTTCGCTGGCCTGGTATCCCCAGTCTCCTTACTAGCGCATTTTTGTACCTCACCGGATGTGGACATTCCGGTTTTTAAAAGGCTGAAAGGCATAGAATAAAAATCGGCATGgaatttttttggttgtttttctcAGTCTCAGAAAACCATGTTTCACttgagtaaataaagaaaaaccagTCATATTCACTTTAAATCCTTTGTGCTAGACGTTTATGAAAGCCGCTAAAGTATCAAAATAAGTGAAAAGGGATATTGATATGtttgaaagacaaaaacaaaatcttaagTATTATATTAAGCGTATATCGAATTCTTGAGAGGTAAGAGACAGCTGTGGATTGTATTAGATTCTATTGGCGTTGTTTGGACGTCGTAGGCTGTAGtcaataaaagttaaaacttcatCGCTAGAAGTTTAAGATATAAATTGGTGATTTAGTGATCGTATAATTGAAACATATAGGGTATTATGTATTTTGGGATTGATGGCGTAAAGTTAAAGGCTACCTAAACctaaaacgttttctttcgCAATTGTTACATTTTAACGTGGAATCTGCTACTTCGTCAATCAGAggtttcaataacatttgcaaTAGGTCGCTGGTTTGAGAAGAAGAACACTGTATCTACAGACagctttaaagtgctactgtgatcaaaaaatctttctccttttcttcaaattttgaaaaggtGTTTGCTTACCgctgcctggcaaaatttttagctttgatttttatccaaaggctgtttactttgagtttaagttttagatttcactgttcgccattactcacgttcaaacctCAATGGCATCAATGGGTTGCATGTGTCTAGGGAAAAGTAATTTACTCACTGGCTGAAGATTttagcgtgtaaatgcagcttattacaGAGCGGCTTTCGTATGACCTTTAAAAAGTGTTCggaatttgtttcacggaccaatgtttggcaagattgaaacaaagcttctccttattcccgccaaggaaactcctaatatgggcagaaACCGTTCGACTTCCCAAtcaattactgcatttcaaatgacatcaaagcgaaatgccgatcgctttccagaacgttccatggagagatgacgttgtttgcattctCGTTCgcccagccaatgaaaatttgcgctcgtttgtttttgttcgatgagcctaaccgcgcaccggtggctcagttggttgagcatcgggctgtcatgcgggaggtcgtgagttcgactccggccggaccaaccgtgactcagggtcttaaaataactgaggagaatgtgcaaattacatctgcaaatggttagactttcgaGTCT from Montipora capricornis isolate CH-2021 chromosome 9, ASM3666992v2, whole genome shotgun sequence encodes:
- the LOC138015156 gene encoding tudor domain-containing protein 3-like, with the translated sequence MEAKLKENGWFLSSEGVAECEKACNKEKPSLQEMSKAALNLDLKQYGIKHLPDDINKGKVSALSGPMVLQVQKLRNISAPKAYEESSHSPRLLKIQLTDGQLSCQGLENSSIPDLSLSIPPGTKVCLTGTIAVKETYLMLDSNNTKVLGGEVEKLKEKWELNKTLAKHSRMALSGEGPPPFVPFSQGIEAASESKGRTVDNPKVNGVFQNSTEKPRSPKSRDSNVPPRARTYDNTRNNRPVSQDQKESAVKKFANHQREEKSDSKRVHPDRTNNKYTADEGREKDTKAADSETLNHDRARKGFNQAEDSRYNSRTDHHEKSERLSSRSQEPSRGGGRLRGRGGRREAPARGRLENDNVNDVEDYRSRQPSEPALWDFLSTKFPTVQDSKNQKPLKSIENKKNDETNQERPPPRPPPKPDSDLKPKPQHKQDSRVEKTENEAPPRQLQGDAQGEYATARELERPKHDTSPHQRDGRQQSKPQREQYYKQQQAKGKGSRRHDHDSRPYNQSLPPRLQKKQQQQQQQRLQLQQQQQHQTQHHHQHNPGEDTEVNNDNHVETGYTSATSPPSVAQEDDAIVRFSTAPATHQSEYVEESSTQMPHPLHFQEPQGGGGSYHPQQYGAQAKWHKNYRQGSEHYSPQSFTPPNVQQQQQQHLEFVSMAMESQRLQTQFVVSQSQPFVERAGREQAEMAMPQEYQYVQQPQPPMQTYPVYQVRPAQIPQQQIAAQQTVTQQVVPSPITATQVVWKKGDHCLAPWRDGQFYSAKMEDLIHDGVNCLVSFLDFHNSNDVVPLSSLRPFPIIAWGESGNPPPPPRGAVATVPYYAQQTPVNIVTRPQMVIPVSGHPPFVAGTRPTLVHSTAVHAQIPWQPAQVQHQEVRPAAFQPVVHYGAVPQSSSGEPGQAAYAVATGAGVHYVRGVKEIPGQDVYIGLPEGGRGRSSPNSGGYAKPRRTNKPTQNYYVPPRQQKFKDKG